Genomic segment of Calditrichota bacterium:
CCAAACTCCTCGGAGAACGCATAATCAACCACATGGCTCATTTGCCGGTCGATCTGCTCGATCATGGCCCATAGCCGCTCGGGTTGAAAACCGGAATCCAGTGCCTGCAGCCGCAGATGATCCTCTTCATTGATCATGACACTAAAATGGCCGGATTCCTCTAAAATAAGACCCTCCGGTATGCTTTTCTCCACAAATTCGGGGCTTATAATCCGCCGTTCCGCAAGAATGTACTGTTCAGCGCCGGATAATTGTCCCATGTCGAAGAACAGGGCTTGATTCAGAAATTCAACGCTTGGATACGCCTCTTTCACCCGATTTAACACGCCTTCCAGCATCTCCGGCTTTGCGTGGTTCGGAAAAGGGACATGTCCCAAATTTCTCGCTAATCGAATACGCGAAGAAAGTACAACATCGGAATCAGGTGCATTACAGTCTAACCAGGGAGGCGATTCGTAAACCAGTGTGTCAAAATCCAGCGTCATTTCTGATAGCCTTCACTTTTTACAGTTTAAATTTACTCGAAAAAAGAGGCTTTTGCAAATAAAATTTGATTGAAATATGTCGGTGAAGAAAAACACTCCCTTTCAACCATTATCGGTTAAATAGAGGAAAATATGAACCCTTTTGGGAGGGCTTGTATGGGATATTACACAAAAATCCCGATTTCGTTTTGGAAGGGGTTAAATTATTCGTCCGCAGATCAATAGATTCTGACGAGCCGTAATTTGGGGCTGATAACAGATTGTCCCGGTTCTGAAAGAAAACGCCTCAGTTCCGGGATGAATTAGTCCTGTTTGACGTTTCCCTGAAGTTCCCGAATTTGGTCCCGCAGGCGGGCCGCCTTTTCAAACGCCTCCTCAGCAACGGCCTTTTTCAACTCTTCTTGCAATCGTTCCAGATTTTGCACGACCGGTGTTTTCTGGCCCGAAGGACGACTTCCCATGTGGTGTGTGTTTCCGTGGATTTGCTTCAGCACTCGTTCCAATTGTACCCGAAAAGCTTCATAACACCGATCGCACCCCAGAAGCCCGGTCCGCTTAAAATCATCCCAGGTTGTACCACAATGAGGACATTTTAGAGAAACCGAATGTCGGACAGGCGGAGCGGCTTCTTCCTTAAAAACATCAACCATCAAGCTTTGAAAAAGCTCGGGCAACTGCTTGACGGTTTTTTGAAGCCCCAGCGAAAGGGCACATTTCTCACACAAATAAAGTTCTTTCTCTTTCCCGTTAATGACCTCTGTGATTTTCACAGTGGCATTGTTTTTAAAACATTTTTGGCACAACATTTTTAATCCCGTCGATTTTGGGACGTTTCGTTTTTAATACGACCGTCGAACAACTCAATAACCCGATCCGCCATTTGAGCCAGTTCCTGATTGTGTGTCACAATAACAATGGTTTGATTTTTTTCGCGACTCAACTTGTATAAAAGCTCGTGAAGCGACCGACTGGATTCCAAATCCAGATTTCCGGACGGTTCATCTGTCAAAAGGATCATGGGATCGTTCATTAAGGCCCGGGCAACCGCCACGCGCTGCTGTTCCCCGCCGGAAAGTTCGTTGGGTTTGTGTTCCAACCGTTCCCCCAATCCCACATCTCGCAGCAGTTTCTCTGCTTTCTTATAAACCTCACTCCGGGGTTTGTTCCCGATTAATCCCGGCATGGCTACATTTTCAAGAGCCGTAAATTCAGGAAGCAAATAGTGAAATTGGAAGACGAAGCCAATCGTCTGATTCCTGAATCTGGCCAGCGCCGTGTCATCCAGTTCAAAAACAGAGGTTGAATTGATCACAACCTTTCCGCTGGTAGGGCGATCGAGTCCTCCCATGATGTGGAGCAGCGTGCTTTTCCCCACACCGGAAGGCCCGATAATAACCAGAATTTCGCCATGTCTGATTTTCAGATCAATTCCTTTTAAGACATGGATGATGCTGGCCCCCATTTTATAATCTTTGGTGATCGATTTTGCCGAAAGAATGATGTCGTTCAAGATAAGATCCCTGCCATTGATTTCCAATTCAAAAGCCCACAGTCCCTGCTTAAACAAAAAGTTATCTCAATTATTCGTATCGAATAGCCTGAACGGGATCGAGTTTTGAGGCTTTCTTGGACGGATAAAGCGTCGCCAGAAAGCTGAGCAAAATGGCTGCAGTCCCAATCATAATAAAGTCCGTCGGCTTCATGTAGATCGGCAATTTATTAATAAAGTAGACATCCGGCGGAAGCGAAAAGAACCGGTACGTCTCCTGTGCCCAACACAGGGCGTAGCCAATGGCGCTTCCCAGGATCGTCCCGATCACACCGACCACGAGGCCTTCGTAAACAAAAATCCGCATAATGCTGTCCGACGTGGCCCCCATAGATTTTAAAATGCCAATTTCCCGTGTTTTCTCCATCACCAGCATAATCAATGAGCTGATAATGTTAAATGCGGCCACCATGATAATCAGGCTTAATACAATAAACATGGCCCATTTTTCAATCTGCATCCATGAAAAAAGGGTTTTGTGCATATCGAACCAGGTAAGTGTGTAGAAGGGATAACCCAGCATTTGGTCGATTTTTTTGGCCACACGGCTGGCCTGGTACATGTCATCCAGCTTAATTTCAATCCCGGAAACCTTGTTGCCCATTTGAAACAATTGCTGGGCCGATTTAATTGAAATGTAGCCGTAGGAATCGTCGTATTCAAACATGCCGCTTTCGAAGATGCCCGCCAACCGAAACTGTTTGACACTGGGGGGTGAAAACACGGAGGTCGTCATGCTGGGGCTGATGACGGTGATTTTGTCGCCAATAACGAGGGCTTCGAGACGATCAGAAAGACTTCGGCCGAGTACAATTCCGGGAAGCGGTTTGCTCCCTTCCGGCCCGGGAACCAATCCCAGATTCAGGGTACCGTATATCATATTTTTCCCCAAATCCGACACACTCTTTATCCGATTCTGATCGGTACCCTTGATGAAAAGTCCCTCCACATTTTTGCCGGACTTGATCAGCGCCTTGCCCAAAATGTAGGGTGATGCCCCAACCACATGATCCAGAGAAGAAACCTTTTTCAGAACATCCTGCCAATCCGAAATACCCTGATCGTGAAAGGTGCGAATCCGGATGTGGGCATCAAACCCAATAATCCGGGAACGGACTTCTTTCTCAAAACCGTTCATAACCGAAAGAACAATAATTAAAGCCGCCACACCGATGGTAACGCCGATAATTGAAAAATAGGTAATTAACGAAATAAATCCTGTTTTCCGCTTCGCTTTCAGATAGCGTCTGGCAATAAAAAACTCGTAGGACACCGGTAACTTCCTCTCAACTCGAAAATGATAACATTACGAACGGGAAATCCTTTATTCGCAAGTTCGCGGCTTTTTTAGTCATCTATTTTTAGCTGCTCCGGCCGCATTTGAGGAAACAGCAAAACGTCCCGAATGGAGGGCGAGTCCGTCAGAATCATCACCAAACGATCAATCCCGATTCCAAGGCCGGCCGTTGGCGGCATTCCGTATTCCAGGGCACGGAGAAAATCTTCGTCGAGAACCTGGGCTTCATCATCGCCTGCGCTTCGCAATTTCATCTGAGCCTCAAAACGCTGCCGCTGGTCGATCGGATCGTTTAATTCCGAAAAGGCATTCCCCACCTCTTTCCCCGCAATGTAGGGTTCAAACCGCTCCACCAGATTGGGGTCATCCCGGTGTTTTTTAGCCAAAGGAGAAATTTCGATGGGGAAATCCGTAATGAATGTGGGCTGAATGAGCTTGGGCTCCACAAATTCTCCGAAAATCTCATCAATTATCTTTCCTTTGTTGGGAAGCGACTCCACATCAATCGAAAGTTTTTTTCCGATTTCCCGCACGTCTTCTTCTGACTTCCCGTACAGATTAAAACCGGTTTCCGCCTCAATGGCATCAAACATTCGGATGCGTTTCCAGGGAGGTGTTAAATCGATTTCATTTCCCTGGTACACGATTTTTTTCGATCCCGTGGTCTTTTCGGCAATCAGGCTGATCATTTCCTCCACCAACCCCATCATAAAATAGTAGTCTTCGTACGCCACATAGAGCTCCATTTGCGTGAATTCGGGATTGTGGAACCGATCCATTCCCTCATTTCGAAAATCTTTTGAAAATTCAAAGACGCCGTCAAAACCACCCACAATCAGGCGCTTCAAGTAGAGTTCATTCGAAATTCTCAAATAGAGTGTCATGTCCAGGGTGTTGTGGTGCGTGACAAACGGCCGTGCAAATGCCCCGCCGTAAATCGGCTGCAAAATGGGGGTTTCAACCTCCAGGTAACCCTTTTCTTCCAGATAGCGACGCATGGTTGAAATAATTTTGGAGCGTTTTACAAAAACCTCCCGCACCTCGGGATTGACCACCAAATCCACATAGCGCTGGCGGTACCGCAGTTCTTTATCCGCAAATTGATCGTAGACAATCTTCTTCCCATCTTCCACCTTTTCCTTTACAATCGGCAGCGGTCGGAGCGTTTTCGAAAGCAGTTCAAACTGCTTGACCACAATTGTAATTTCGCCGGTACGGGTTTTAAAGACCTCCCCGGTCACGCCGATCCAATCGCCAATATCTAAGAGCTTGAAGACCTTGTACGATTCTTCACCCACATTGTCAAGACGAACGTAAATTTGAATCCGGCCTCTGGAATCCATGAGGTGAGCAAAACTGGCTTTTCCCATTCGGCGCAGCGCCATAAGGCGACCCGCCAGTGAAACGGTTTGGCCTTCCAGTTTCTCGAAATTTTGAATGACCTCGGTTGAAAAATGGGTCCGTTCAAATTTATAGGGATAGGGGTTTACCCCCATTTTTTGCAATTCTTCAATCTTCTGCCGCCGAATCTTCATCAGCTCGTTCAGTTCCTCTTGCCACGTCTGTTCCACAAGTTTCTCCTTCAGTCCGATCTGTCCTTCTCAATTTCCTTTACAAATTGCGCAAAATCTGTTCACGGTATTTTAGTTCAATTAAACATCCGCACGTCTGTAATAGTTTCATAAAATTTATTTGCATGTGGCCTGCGATTTCCTGAGGCACCAACAAGACACCCTTGTTTCTATCTCTGGCCATTCACGTAAACCCGCGGGACGCGCCGGGATACCCAGCACGTAACCTCATAGGGAATCGTATTTAATTTTCGGCAAATATCGTATACGGACACGTCACCCTGTTCCGTTTTTCCGAAAAGAACCACCTCATCGCCAACCTTTACAGAAGCGCCCGGACCGACGTCGATCAGAATTTGATCCATGCACACCCGCCCGGCAACCGGGTAGGTCTGTCCGTTAATGATTACGTTCCCCTGATTGGTCAGCAGGCGATTGTATCCGTCTGCGTAGCCCACCGGGATGGTGGCAATGGTTGTTTTCTGCGGCGCCGTGTACTGTCTCCCGTAGCTGACGGTGGTCCCTTTTTCAACCTCCTTTACGTGAAGAACCTTTGAAAGAAAGGCCATCGCCGGTTTAAGCGCGATGCTCTCGGTCGTTTCAAACGACGGATAATAGCCGTACATCATAATTCCCGGGCGAACCATATCAAAAAAGGCGTCGGGCATATCCAGAATGGCACCGCTGTTTGCCGCATGTTTGATCGGAATCTTGAATCCCAGGGACTCAATATTCTTGAGCGCAACCTTAAATCGGTGCAGCTGCAAATTGGCAAAACTTTTATCCTTTTCATCGGATGTTGCGAAATGCGTGTACACTCCCACAATCTGAATATCCGGGATTTGGAGGATTCCCCGGACAAACGAGGCCGCTTCTTCCCAGGGCACCCCCACACGCCCCATCCCCGTGTCAATTTTAATGTGTACGCGGGCGGGTTTCCGGAACAATTTTGCCGCCCTTTCGAGGGCCCTCGCATTTTCCGTTGAATAGAGGGTTGCATCCAAATCATACCGCACAAAAAATTCAGCCTGATCGGGAAAAAATCCCCCAAAAACAAGCGTGGGGTCGCTGATGCCGGTTTCCCGAAGTTCGATGCCTTCTTCCACCAGCGCCACAGCCAGATAATCGGCTCCGGTATCCAGAGCCGTACGCGCGACTTCCGCCATGCCGTGTCCGTAGGCATTTGCCTTTACGACGGCCATAACCCCCGCCGGTTTCACTCTTTCGATCACCCGGCTCAGATTGTATCGAATCGCACCCAAATCCACGACTGCCACTGTCGGACGCATCTTCACTACCGCCTTCTTAACTATTTAGGATGATTTCGCTTGTGCCGAAACAGTCTGATTCAACAAAAAAGCCCGTATAAACCGATCGATATCCCCGTCCATAACCGCCTGCGTGTTGCCCGTTTCCACTCCCGTACGGTGATCTTTTACCATATTATAGGGATGAAAAACGTACGAACGAATCTGACTGCCCCAGGCAATGTCTTTTTTCCCCTTCTCGATTTCCGTTCGTTTTTCGGCTTCATCTTCCATTTTTTTCTGATACAGGCGCGACCGAAGAATCTTCATGGCGCTTTCGCGGTTCATGTGCTGGGAACGCTCCGTCTGGCACTGCACCACAATTCCCGTAGGAATGTGCGTAATGCGCACCGCCGAGTCCGTCTTATTCACGTGCTGTCCGCCTGCTCCGCTGGCACGGTAGGTATCGATCCGCAAATCCTTCGGGTTGATTTCAATCTCCACATCGCTTTCAATTTCGGGGTACACAAAAACCGAGGCAAAGGATGTGTGGCGGCGGTGATTGGCATCAAACGGGGACAACCGTACCAGCCGGTGCACCCCCGCTTCGGCTTTCAGATAACCGTAGGCATAGTCCCCTTTCACCTCCAGAACCGCACTCTTGATGCCGGCTTCTTCGCCCGGAAGCAAATCCAGCGTGTGGTAAGAGAACCCGCGGCGCTCGATCCAGCGCGTGTACATTCGAAGCAGCATCTGCGCCCAGTCCTGGGCTTCTGTTCCGCCGGCTCCGGCATGAATGGTCAGAATGGCGTTTTTGGGATCGTCAATCCCTCCGAGGATACTTTTCAGCTCCAGTTCTTCGACCTGTTCCTTAAACGTCTTTAATTCCGATTGAAATTCCGCCTCCAGCTCTTTGTCTCCGGATTCTTGCGCCAAATCCAAAAGAACCTGAAGATTTTCCTGCTGCTCTTTGAGTCGATTCCACCCCTCCACGACAGATTTTAGACGGCTGATCTCCTGATTAATTTTTTGAGCTCTCTGCGTGTCGTTCCAGAAATCCGGTGCAGCGGATTGCTCCTGAAGCTGATCTATTTTCAGTTTCAGTTGATCGACGTCAAAGAAAACTCCGTAGATGTTCGAGCTTGCGGCTGAGTTCCTGAAATGTTTCTCTTAAGTCCATATCCATTCTCAAAAACCTCCAAAATTTGAACCTATGTTAACGGTAATTTTTCCAGTTGAATACCTTCTCCAAAATAATGCCGGATGATTTCTTCCGGCGTCTGGCCGGAATGAGCCTTGGCAATAGCACCCAACTGGCACATCCCTACGCCGTCTCCGGAACCTGCGCCGATAAAATTGAAAATGGTCGGAATACCGTGCTCATCCATTTCGGCACGAACGATGAAACAGCTGCTGGGTAATTGTGTTTGCGAAAAGGCCTGACGAATGGTCAGGTCGCCGACCAATTTCACATTTTGCCTGCTTCCCAGGATTTCTACCTCTACCAGCCGACCCGACTCCCCCCGCTTGAGGGGGACAATATCGTACAGCGTGCCAATATCTTCTTCCGTTTTTTGTGAGATGATTTCCTCAAGCTCCTGGCGGGTATATTCGGTTTCCCAGCGAAAATATTGGCGAAAGTTTTGAAAATCCTCCACATCTTTCATCTCGGAAAAATTGCAATGAACCGCCGGTTGACTGTTAATCCAAATCTCGATAGCTTCCTCATTATTCAGATTTTCCGGCATCTCATCAGGGGGTTCGTGGCCGTTTGTATCGAATAAGCTGACCAAATAGGGTTTGGGTTCAAAGTCTCCCACATTTTCAAGGGATTCCGTGTGGCCTCCGCACACCAGATGCGAGGGCGTATTGCAAATCTCCTCTCCGCACGTTAACACCAGGCCTTTCGTTTTCTTCATCACATCCATCACACGCCTGGGCCAGGGCTGCAAACCGGACAGATAAAAACAGTGGTCGGTGCTGCAGAATTGATAGGCTTCGCCCTTGTGCAATCGCCCCCAATTGGCAGCCACCCAGCTTCTCAACGTGATGGAAAGGGTTTCCATGTAGGAATCAGGGTAATTTTCCTGATATTGAGCTGTAAGCAATCCCCCAACATAGGCTTCA
This window contains:
- a CDS encoding alanine racemase: MRPTVAVVDLGAIRYNLSRVIERVKPAGVMAVVKANAYGHGMAEVARTALDTGADYLAVALVEEGIELRETGISDPTLVFGGFFPDQAEFFVRYDLDATLYSTENARALERAAKLFRKPARVHIKIDTGMGRVGVPWEEAASFVRGILQIPDIQIVGVYTHFATSDEKDKSFANLQLHRFKVALKNIESLGFKIPIKHAANSGAILDMPDAFFDMVRPGIMMYGYYPSFETTESIALKPAMAFLSKVLHVKEVEKGTTVSYGRQYTAPQKTTIATIPVGYADGYNRLLTNQGNVIINGQTYPVAGRVCMDQILIDVGPGASVKVGDEVVLFGKTEQGDVSVYDICRKLNTIPYEVTCWVSRRVPRVYVNGQR
- the lysS gene encoding lysine--tRNA ligase, which codes for MKIRRQKIEELQKMGVNPYPYKFERTHFSTEVIQNFEKLEGQTVSLAGRLMALRRMGKASFAHLMDSRGRIQIYVRLDNVGEESYKVFKLLDIGDWIGVTGEVFKTRTGEITIVVKQFELLSKTLRPLPIVKEKVEDGKKIVYDQFADKELRYRQRYVDLVVNPEVREVFVKRSKIISTMRRYLEEKGYLEVETPILQPIYGGAFARPFVTHHNTLDMTLYLRISNELYLKRLIVGGFDGVFEFSKDFRNEGMDRFHNPEFTQMELYVAYEDYYFMMGLVEEMISLIAEKTTGSKKIVYQGNEIDLTPPWKRIRMFDAIEAETGFNLYGKSEEDVREIGKKLSIDVESLPNKGKIIDEIFGEFVEPKLIQPTFITDFPIEISPLAKKHRDDPNLVERFEPYIAGKEVGNAFSELNDPIDQRQRFEAQMKLRSAGDDEAQVLDEDFLRALEYGMPPTAGLGIGIDRLVMILTDSPSIRDVLLFPQMRPEQLKIDD
- a CDS encoding SpoIID/LytB domain-containing protein, with product MNNRKSNGQSNKIEIQDVPTFYRFPFIKVNVFDDVEQIDFRLSGHFTVEDLNGKCVFDSLTGEARWRVAVEASAPTKFGYGISVHEYYDKKSAETLARKLQKKGFHPKIQTFGYQWLFGDNRKIRNSTYRVYLDGFSAIREARKVQRQLFDFQQSTIFKYRAREARGVMEMFDVNYSKSTKCGGPIKLTPRERSSTISLLNVRNKKDSMEFPNLYDIQFRINDKGKLQCVAEMDIEAYVGGLLTAQYQENYPDSYMETLSITLRSWVAANWGRLHKGEAYQFCSTDHCFYLSGLQPWPRRVMDVMKKTKGLVLTCGEEICNTPSHLVCGGHTESLENVGDFEPKPYLVSLFDTNGHEPPDEMPENLNNEEAIEIWINSQPAVHCNFSEMKDVEDFQNFRQYFRWETEYTRQELEEIISQKTEEDIGTLYDIVPLKRGESGRLVEVEILGSRQNVKLVGDLTIRQAFSQTQLPSSCFIVRAEMDEHGIPTIFNFIGAGSGDGVGMCQLGAIAKAHSGQTPEEIIRHYFGEGIQLEKLPLT
- a CDS encoding ABC transporter ATP-binding protein yields the protein MGASIIHVLKGIDLKIRHGEILVIIGPSGVGKSTLLHIMGGLDRPTSGKVVINSTSVFELDDTALARFRNQTIGFVFQFHYLLPEFTALENVAMPGLIGNKPRSEVYKKAEKLLRDVGLGERLEHKPNELSGGEQQRVAVARALMNDPMILLTDEPSGNLDLESSRSLHELLYKLSREKNQTIVIVTHNQELAQMADRVIELFDGRIKNETSQNRRD
- a CDS encoding peptide chain release factor 2 (programmed frameshift), whose amino-acid sequence is MDMDLRETFQELSRKLEHIYGVFFDVDQLKLKIDQLQEQSAAPDFWNDTQRAQKINQEISRLKSVVEGWNRLKEQQENLQVLLDLAQESGDKELEAEFQSELKTFKEQVEELELKSILGGIDDPKNAILTIHAGAGGTEAQDWAQMLLRMYTRWIERRGFSYHTLDLLPGEEAGIKSAVLEVKGDYAYGYLKAEAGVHRLVRLSPFDANHRRHTSFASVFVYPEIESDVEIEINPKDLRIDTYRASGAGGQHVNKTDSAVRITHIPTGIVVQCQTERSQHMNRESAMKILRSRLYQKKMEDEAEKRTEIEKGKKDIAWGSQIRSYVFHPYNMVKDHRTGVETGNTQAVMDGDIDRFIRAFLLNQTVSAQAKSS
- a CDS encoding lipoprotein-releasing ABC transporter permease subunit, encoding MSYEFFIARRYLKAKRKTGFISLITYFSIIGVTIGVAALIIVLSVMNGFEKEVRSRIIGFDAHIRIRTFHDQGISDWQDVLKKVSSLDHVVGASPYILGKALIKSGKNVEGLFIKGTDQNRIKSVSDLGKNMIYGTLNLGLVPGPEGSKPLPGIVLGRSLSDRLEALVIGDKITVISPSMTTSVFSPPSVKQFRLAGIFESGMFEYDDSYGYISIKSAQQLFQMGNKVSGIEIKLDDMYQASRVAKKIDQMLGYPFYTLTWFDMHKTLFSWMQIEKWAMFIVLSLIIMVAAFNIISSLIMLVMEKTREIGILKSMGATSDSIMRIFVYEGLVVGVIGTILGSAIGYALCWAQETYRFFSLPPDVYFINKLPIYMKPTDFIMIGTAAILLSFLATLYPSKKASKLDPVQAIRYE